The region ATTCATATGATATTCTTACCTGTATTAATGTATAGGAATTGGCCTTGTTTTCgattatttgagaaattatttttttagaaattgtgATTTCTTCCTTTTTGTCTTGCTcgctttcctttcttttttctatatttacggctatggaagaaaaaaattatatatgtatatgagtTCGATAAGATTACTAAAAGAGGATATCTTAAACTTACCTTCACCATTTTCTGAGATGGCCGGTTTGTTATCGGTCTTGTCATTATCAATCCCATCATATGTATCCTTTTTAACTCGTGGCAGTGTAAGAGGACACATCTTTTCATCAGCATCAGTATAAGGGTCATCCTCGATAAAATCATCTCCTGACAGACTCTGtaatttcttctcttcttctattttatcgataatcttacttttaattaattttggttTCTCCAGACGTCTTGTAGCACTTCCTGTGCTACTGGAAGTTCTAGGACCATCAAATTTTCTAGGTGCGGTAGGTGCCGTATATATTCCTTCCGACCATACACCAACAGACTAGAAGTATAGAATAAtcctattatttatattataaaattgatatttatgattataagATATTGAATACAcctaaagaaaaacaattctAAATTCATCTgcctgtatatatatctcgatTTGTAAGAGGTTAATTGGAGAGTTTAAAGATTGCGAGTAAAGGAATGAGGTGGTAAATcattttggaaataaataatgaactaaaagtaatattaaattaataatataaataattgataaatatatgagAGCACATTAGGCACGTTAGGCtaaaagatattcaaaataGTAGCATTACCTGTATTATATTTCCTTTGTCTCCTCGTCCACGTCCTCTGTCACCTCTCCCTCGTTCCCTTCCGCGATCGCTGTTTCTCGATCTCGCCTGCTCGGTTTTGACCGAGATTGCTGGATCGCTGAAATCGAATTACCTTTAGCATTTAGACCGTgtcgcaaattaattaaatagctTACTCCTTTTTCTTATTCCTTTGAACGTTGAGATTTGGCGTGTACACCTTCTTCGGTTTTTCAGTCTTAATGTTTCCACCCAGGGTCAGGTCCCGCGGCAGCCGGTAGGACGTCAGCCTCTGCGTGGTCGTGGGTAAGCCTGGCTCCATTTTGATGTTCGTCACCCTTTCCAAAAGCGACGAGGTCGACGGCTCCGACGACACAGACGTGCCAGGTTCTATCTTCACTCGCACGTTCGCGTGAAGGGCATCGTTCGAACCGTTTGAAGCCATGTTCACAGACGGTCTtctatttgttaataaagcaGTACATACGTCCGTGTGCTCCTGTTTCCAAACACAGCAcgattctctttc is a window of Temnothorax longispinosus isolate EJ_2023e chromosome 1, Tlon_JGU_v1, whole genome shotgun sequence DNA encoding:
- the Rpiiic53 gene encoding DNA-directed RNA polymerase III subunit RPC4; the protein is MASNGSNDALHANVRVKIEPGTSVSSEPSTSSLLERVTNIKMEPGLPTTTQRLTSYRLPRDLTLGGNIKTEKPKKVYTPNLNVQRNKKKDDPAISVKTEQARSRNSDRGRERGRGDRGRGRGDKGNIIQSVGVWSEGIYTAPTAPRKFDGPRTSSSTGSATRRLEKPKLIKSKIIDKIEEEKKLQSLSGDDFIEDDPYTDADEKMCPLTLPRVKKDTYDGIDNDKTDNKPAISENGEAVNIEKRKESEQDKKEEITISKKIISQIIENKANSYTLIQFPESLPGLESSREEAGSKPNTSTRSDSKAKTERCTLKGLRDGLLGKLEILKSGKTRLRIGEMCFFVDIGAQQRFQQDLLAVKIDAASQTGDLINLGPVNNKLICSPDLESVLENS